Proteins from a single region of Mucilaginibacter daejeonensis:
- the rpsB gene encoding 30S ribosomal protein S2, translated as MARTTYQDLLDAGVHFGHLTRKWDPKMAQYIFMERNGIHIIDLNKTLTKVEEAASAIKQIVKSGRKVLFVATKKQAKDIVAEQAKSVNMPFVTERWLGGMLTNFATVRKSIKKMSNIDKLTKDGTYSNLSKKERLMIQRERVKLESLLGGISDLNRLPAALFLIDVKKEHIAVSEALKLNIPTFAMVDTNSDPSNIDFPIPANDDATKSISLITGVIIQAIQEGLDERKREKEDEAEKEAAASKAKADGGEATEGRRRRAGAVTAEAETEAPAAEATESTEE; from the coding sequence ATGGCAAGAACAACATATCAGGACCTACTTGATGCAGGTGTACACTTTGGTCACCTTACCCGTAAATGGGATCCGAAAATGGCTCAGTACATTTTCATGGAGCGTAATGGCATCCACATCATTGACCTGAACAAAACATTAACTAAAGTTGAAGAAGCTGCTTCAGCTATCAAACAGATCGTAAAATCAGGCCGTAAGGTATTATTTGTTGCTACCAAGAAGCAAGCAAAAGATATCGTTGCCGAGCAAGCTAAATCTGTTAACATGCCTTTCGTTACCGAGCGTTGGTTAGGTGGTATGTTAACTAACTTCGCTACCGTACGTAAGTCGATCAAAAAGATGTCTAACATCGACAAATTGACCAAAGACGGTACTTACAGCAACCTTTCTAAGAAAGAGCGTTTGATGATCCAGCGTGAGCGCGTTAAGTTAGAGTCACTTTTGGGTGGTATCTCTGACCTGAACCGTTTACCAGCTGCCTTGTTCCTGATCGACGTTAAGAAAGAGCACATCGCTGTTTCAGAAGCGTTGAAATTGAACATCCCTACCTTTGCAATGGTAGATACTAACTCTGATCCATCTAACATCGATTTCCCTATCCCGGCTAACGATGATGCTACCAAATCGATCTCATTGATCACTGGTGTTATCATCCAGGCTATTCAGGAAGGTTTAGATGAGCGCAAGCGCGAAAAAGAGGACGAAGCTGAAAAAGAAGCAGCGGCATCAAAAGCTAAGGCTGATGGTGGCGAAGCTACTGAAGGTCGTCGTCGTCGTGCTGGTGCAGTAACTGCTGAGGCCGAGACCGAAGCTCCTGCTGCTGAAGCTACCGAAAGCACCGAAGAGTAA
- the tsf gene encoding translation elongation factor Ts: protein MSTVQISASDVNKLRQQTGAGMMDCKKALTETNGDFEAAIDYLRKKGAKVAASRQDRESNEGVVIARTSEDGKRGVIVELNCETDFVAKNAEFIAFANAIANEAVQALPATAEEVNALEIDTEVGRVTIGEAITTLTGKIGEKIGVSKYAVLEGEKVVAYIHGNFRLGVLVGLSANPAGADEAGKDVAMQIAAMNPVALDKGDVDATTIERELAIAKDQIRAEGKPEEMVEKIAQGKLNKFYKDSTLLNQEFVKDPSKTIAQFLSGVDKGLTVTAFKRVALGA from the coding sequence ATGTCTACAGTACAAATTTCTGCATCAGACGTAAATAAACTGCGCCAGCAAACCGGTGCAGGTATGATGGATTGCAAAAAAGCTTTGACCGAGACCAACGGCGACTTTGAAGCTGCTATTGACTATTTAAGAAAAAAAGGCGCTAAAGTTGCTGCCAGCCGTCAGGACAGAGAATCTAACGAAGGTGTAGTTATCGCACGTACTTCTGAAGATGGCAAACGCGGTGTTATCGTTGAATTGAACTGCGAGACCGACTTTGTGGCTAAAAATGCTGAGTTCATCGCTTTTGCTAATGCTATAGCTAACGAAGCTGTTCAAGCTTTACCAGCTACTGCCGAAGAAGTTAACGCTTTAGAGATCGATACCGAAGTTGGCCGTGTTACTATCGGTGAAGCCATCACTACCTTGACCGGTAAGATCGGCGAAAAGATCGGTGTATCTAAATACGCTGTGTTAGAAGGCGAAAAAGTTGTTGCTTACATCCACGGTAACTTCCGTTTAGGTGTATTGGTTGGCTTAAGCGCTAACCCAGCAGGTGCTGACGAGGCTGGTAAGGACGTTGCTATGCAGATCGCTGCTATGAACCCTGTAGCTTTAGATAAAGGTGATGTTGACGCTACCACTATCGAGCGTGAGTTAGCTATCGCTAAAGATCAGATCCGTGCCGAAGGTAAACCAGAAGAGATGGTAGAAAAGATCGCTCAAGGTAAATTGAACAAATTCTACAAAGACTCTACTTTATTGAACCAGGAGTTCGTGAAAGACCCATCGAAGACCATTGCTCAGTTCCTGAGCGGTGTGGATAAGGGTTTGACCGTTACCGCATTCAAGCGAGTTGCTTTAGGAGCTTAA
- the nagA gene encoding N-acetylglucosamine-6-phosphate deacetylase, with amino-acid sequence MLTALFNTQIISNGVITKGKAVLINGTRITEVVDEDAIPQDAERRDLQGAYIASGLLDLQIYGAGGSLFGGIPTAEALHQMEKTLLQEGCTGFFATVATNSDEVVLRAIEAAKAYRPKAIGTFMGLHLEGPFLNPIRKGAHPAEYIKKATIAQLRHWIDHAQGEVKMVTIAPELQDAEVLNWLGEQDIVVSAGHSDATYEQALSFFDKSIHAATHLFNAMPPMHHRQPGLIPAIFEARPYTSIVADGIHVNFAMIALAKRLLGNKLFLITDAVTEASEGTYQHQLKGDRYVMPDGTLSGSALTMLKAVQNCVEHVGIELVEAINMATLYPAQLAGLANKGKVERGYDADLLIFDAGFNTKFTICQGKTYDHSQLA; translated from the coding sequence ATGTTAACAGCACTTTTTAATACGCAGATCATCAGCAATGGTGTGATCACCAAAGGCAAGGCCGTGCTGATCAATGGTACGCGGATCACTGAGGTGGTCGATGAAGATGCCATTCCTCAAGATGCTGAACGCCGCGACCTGCAAGGAGCTTACATAGCCTCCGGCTTGCTTGACCTGCAGATCTACGGCGCGGGTGGCAGCCTGTTCGGTGGTATACCTACTGCTGAGGCGCTGCACCAAATGGAAAAAACGTTGCTGCAGGAAGGCTGCACCGGTTTTTTTGCCACTGTAGCCACCAATAGCGACGAAGTAGTGCTGCGAGCCATTGAAGCGGCGAAGGCATATAGGCCAAAAGCGATCGGGACCTTTATGGGGCTACACCTCGAAGGCCCGTTCCTGAACCCGATACGTAAGGGTGCGCACCCTGCCGAATATATCAAGAAAGCCACCATTGCCCAGTTGCGCCATTGGATCGATCATGCACAAGGCGAAGTAAAGATGGTCACCATAGCGCCTGAATTGCAGGACGCCGAGGTGTTGAATTGGTTAGGCGAACAAGACATCGTGGTATCGGCCGGGCATAGTGATGCTACCTATGAGCAAGCGTTGTCATTTTTTGACAAGTCCATACACGCAGCCACGCATCTGTTCAATGCCATGCCGCCTATGCATCACCGCCAACCCGGACTTATACCAGCCATATTTGAGGCGCGGCCCTACACCAGCATCGTTGCCGATGGCATACATGTTAACTTTGCCATGATCGCCCTGGCCAAACGGCTACTGGGCAACAAGCTTTTCCTGATCACCGATGCCGTGACCGAAGCCAGTGAGGGTACCTACCAACACCAGCTTAAAGGTGATCGGTATGTGATGCCTGATGGTACGCTGTCGGGCTCGGCGCTTACCATGCTCAAAGCCGTGCAGAACTGCGTTGAGCATGTGGGTATAGAGCTGGTGGAGGCTATTAACATGGCTACCCTTTACCCGGCCCAACTGGCCGGCCTGGCTAACAAAGGAAAAGTTGAGCGCGGATATGACGCAGATCTGCTTATCTTTGACGCCGGGTTTAACACAAAGTTCACGATCTGTCAAGGTAAAACTTACGATCACTCTCAATTAGCTTAA
- the pyrH gene encoding UMP kinase, protein MKYNRILLKLSGESLMGERQYGIDNNRVLQYAHDIKTVSDAGIEVAIVVGGGNIFRGLSAEKSGMERAQADYMGMLATVINCMALQSALEGIGVDTRLQSAIKMEQICEPYIRRRAMAHLETGKIVIFGAGTGNPYFTTDTAASLRAIEIKADVVLKGTRVDGIYTADPEKDPSATRYDEVTFQEVFSKGLNVMDMTAFTLCYENKLPIIVFDMNKEGNFMKIAQGEPVGTIVK, encoded by the coding sequence ATGAAATACAACAGGATCCTACTAAAACTGAGCGGTGAATCATTAATGGGCGAGCGCCAGTACGGAATTGACAACAACCGCGTACTGCAATACGCTCATGATATCAAGACCGTGAGTGACGCCGGTATCGAAGTTGCCATTGTAGTAGGCGGAGGTAATATCTTCAGAGGGTTAAGCGCCGAAAAATCAGGCATGGAACGCGCGCAGGCCGATTACATGGGCATGCTGGCCACTGTGATCAACTGCATGGCCCTGCAAAGCGCACTGGAAGGCATAGGGGTGGATACCCGCTTACAATCGGCCATTAAAATGGAGCAGATCTGTGAGCCTTATATCCGTCGCCGCGCAATGGCCCACCTCGAGACCGGTAAGATCGTGATCTTTGGTGCAGGTACAGGTAACCCTTACTTCACCACTGATACAGCTGCTTCACTGCGTGCGATCGAGATAAAGGCCGATGTGGTATTGAAAGGCACCCGTGTAGATGGTATTTACACTGCCGACCCGGAGAAGGACCCATCAGCCACCCGTTATGATGAAGTGACCTTTCAGGAAGTGTTCAGCAAAGGCCTGAACGTGATGGACATGACCGCCTTTACCCTTTGCTATGAGAACAAATTGCCGATCATCGTTTTTGATATGAACAAGGAAGGCAACTTCATGAAGATCGCTCAGGGCGAGCCGGTAGGCACTATCGTGAAATAA
- the frr gene encoding ribosome recycling factor codes for MSELIKKQLTDAKALMEKAITHADGELSKIRAGKASPAMLDGLSVDYYGTPTPLAQVGSVNTPDARTLVIQPWEKSLLGPIEKAIMESNLGLNPQNDGTIIRINVPPLTEERRRALVKQLKGEAENAKVAIRNIRKDINDKIKKLKGEGVSDDEIKTGEGDVQKLVDGYIVKVDQLAEAKEKDIMTV; via the coding sequence ATGAGCGAACTCATTAAAAAACAACTGACCGATGCTAAGGCGTTAATGGAAAAGGCCATTACTCATGCCGATGGTGAGTTGTCGAAGATACGTGCCGGTAAGGCTTCTCCTGCCATGTTAGATGGTTTAAGTGTTGATTACTATGGTACCCCTACACCTTTAGCGCAGGTTGGTAGCGTGAACACACCTGATGCCCGTACCTTGGTGATACAGCCTTGGGAAAAATCGTTGTTAGGCCCTATCGAAAAAGCGATCATGGAGTCGAACTTAGGTTTGAACCCGCAGAACGATGGTACTATCATCCGCATCAATGTACCGCCACTTACCGAAGAGCGTCGTCGCGCTTTGGTGAAACAACTGAAAGGCGAAGCTGAGAATGCCAAGGTCGCGATCCGTAACATCCGTAAGGACATCAACGATAAGATCAAAAAGCTTAAAGGCGAAGGCGTATCTGACGATGAGATCAAGACCGGCGAAGGCGATGTGCAAAAACTGGTTGACGGCTACATCGTAAAGGTAGACCAACTTGCCGAGGCCAAGGAAAAAGATATTATGACGGTTTAA
- a CDS encoding ABC transporter ATP-binding protein has protein sequence MKLLVSYLSKYRSVVAFALFLAAINIGFSLLDPYVTGRIVDRFIEKRTQLTHDQFMWGVLTWVGLAVGAAMVSRIAKNFQDYFTSIIVQKVGANMYADGLKHSLELPYQVFEDQRSGETLGILQKVRLDSEKFITSFISVLFVSLVGMVFVIVYSINVSYKVTLVYFAAIPVIAFVSTALSKRIKNIQRKIVSETTALAGSTTESLRNIELVKSLGLVSQEIERLNKTTYKILDLELKKVKYVRSMSFLQGTTVNLVRSIMVVILLLLIFQDTISPGNYFTFLFYSFFLFNPLQELGNVILAWREAQVSLANFEGILNTPVDKKPEKPVLLEKIIDLAFRDVSFKHLTANRNALNNISFDVRTGKTIAFVGPSGSGKTTLVKLLVGLYQPVQGDVLYNGVLSKEIDLDRLRERIGFVTQDTQLFSGSIRENLQFVRPGATDEECMNVLHRAACQSLLARADKGLDTVIGEGGVKVSGGEKQRLSIARALLRRPDILVFDEATSALDSLTEEEITETIKDVSEDQEHITILIAHRLSTIMHADRIYVLEKGNIVEAGPHQELLAQKGLYYAMWRQQIGEKHTTSAIQNV, from the coding sequence ATGAAACTACTTGTATCTTACCTTTCCAAATACCGGTCGGTGGTAGCCTTTGCGCTATTCCTGGCCGCTATCAATATCGGTTTCTCATTGCTTGATCCGTATGTCACCGGTCGTATAGTCGATCGTTTCATCGAAAAGCGTACACAACTCACCCACGACCAATTCATGTGGGGCGTACTTACCTGGGTAGGCCTGGCAGTAGGCGCGGCCATGGTGTCACGTATAGCCAAGAACTTTCAGGACTACTTTACCAGCATCATCGTTCAAAAGGTGGGTGCCAATATGTATGCCGATGGTTTGAAACATTCGCTTGAATTACCTTATCAGGTATTTGAGGATCAGCGCAGCGGCGAGACCTTGGGCATCTTACAAAAGGTACGTTTGGATAGTGAGAAATTTATCACCTCGTTCATCAGCGTATTGTTCGTGAGTTTGGTGGGTATGGTGTTCGTGATCGTATACTCGATCAATGTGAGTTACAAGGTAACGCTGGTGTACTTTGCGGCCATACCGGTGATCGCTTTTGTAAGTACCGCGCTAAGCAAACGGATCAAGAACATACAGCGCAAGATCGTTTCGGAGACCACCGCTTTAGCCGGCTCCACCACCGAATCGCTCCGCAACATCGAGCTGGTAAAAAGCTTAGGCCTGGTAAGTCAGGAGATCGAGCGGTTGAACAAGACCACTTACAAGATCCTTGACCTTGAGCTAAAAAAGGTAAAGTATGTACGGAGCATGAGCTTTTTGCAGGGTACTACCGTGAACCTGGTACGGAGCATCATGGTCGTTATTTTGCTACTGCTTATCTTTCAGGATACCATTTCGCCGGGTAACTACTTTACGTTCCTTTTCTACTCGTTCTTTTTGTTCAATCCATTGCAGGAGCTGGGCAACGTGATTCTGGCCTGGCGCGAGGCGCAGGTATCATTGGCCAACTTTGAGGGTATATTGAACACCCCGGTAGACAAGAAACCCGAGAAACCCGTACTGCTGGAAAAGATCATCGATCTGGCTTTCCGCGATGTAAGCTTCAAACACCTGACCGCCAACCGCAATGCTCTAAATAACATCAGCTTTGATGTACGCACCGGTAAGACCATCGCCTTTGTAGGGCCATCAGGTTCGGGTAAGACCACACTGGTAAAGTTACTGGTAGGCTTATATCAACCCGTGCAGGGTGACGTTCTTTACAATGGCGTGCTGAGCAAGGAGATCGATCTTGACCGCCTGCGCGAACGTATCGGTTTTGTAACGCAGGACACACAATTGTTCTCAGGATCGATACGGGAGAATTTACAATTCGTGCGTCCGGGCGCTACTGATGAGGAATGTATGAACGTGCTGCACCGTGCAGCTTGCCAAAGTCTGTTGGCCCGTGCCGATAAAGGTTTGGATACCGTGATCGGCGAAGGTGGCGTGAAGGTTTCAGGCGGCGAAAAGCAGCGTCTGTCTATCGCCCGTGCTTTGCTGCGCAGGCCAGATATCTTGGTATTTGACGAGGCCACCTCGGCACTTGACTCGCTTACTGAAGAAGAGATCACGGAGACCATCAAAGATGTATCGGAAGATCAGGAGCACATCACCATATTGATCGCACACCGTTTAAGTACGATCATGCATGCCGACCGCATCTATGTGCTGGAGAAAGGCAACATCGTTGAGGCCGGTCCGCATCAAGAACTGCTTGCGCAAAAAGGTTTGTACTACGCCATGTGGAGGCAACAGATCGGCGAAAAGCATACCACGAGCGCTATTCAAAATGTGTAA
- a CDS encoding ABC transporter ATP-binding protein, with protein MNVLLKYLKRHKGAVAMALLMTALNQTFALVEPLITGHIFDDYISKKDLYSRHDFIAGVLWLITIAAIAALFSRIANNFQDYYTVSIAQRTGAEVYADGMKHALAMPFYEHQNQRSGEKLGMLQRIRSDIENLVKASINVSFMTFFGIIFIAVYSFTISYKVTIVFFIAVPIITWLSWTLSKRIKVIHRAIVLKTSVLAGRTTESLRNIELVKSHGLANEEIERLNNTTYKILTLEVAKTKLLRVLSFVQGTTVNVVRSSMVVVLLVLIFDKEITGGQYFSFLLYAYFLFGPLQEFGHMSLTWREAQISLTNFKRIMNTPIEEIPENPADLTQIDRIAFEDISFRYNATKRYALKDISFHANKGETVAFVGPSGSGKSTLIKLLIGLYQPVGGRILYNGIESDKYHLDMFRRRIGFVTQDTQLFSGTIKDNLTFVKPDATDEECLAALNKAACQGMLSRAENGIHTLIGESGVKISGGEKQRLSIARALLRHPDILLFDEATSALDSITEEEISRTVQHISNLKNRITLIIAHRLSTIMHADRIYVLENGSVIEVGNHEQLLEEKGLYYAMWRQQSGERRLQEELDAFTESELQE; from the coding sequence ATGAATGTTCTGCTTAAATACCTGAAAAGACATAAAGGAGCTGTAGCTATGGCCCTGTTGATGACGGCCCTCAACCAGACCTTTGCGCTGGTGGAGCCGCTGATCACCGGACATATATTTGACGACTACATTAGCAAAAAAGACCTTTACTCCAGGCATGATTTCATTGCCGGGGTATTATGGCTCATCACCATCGCTGCTATAGCCGCACTCTTCTCACGCATTGCCAATAATTTTCAGGATTATTATACCGTTAGTATAGCCCAGCGCACCGGTGCCGAGGTTTATGCCGACGGGATGAAACACGCGTTGGCCATGCCATTCTACGAGCACCAGAACCAGCGCAGCGGCGAAAAGCTGGGTATGCTGCAAAGGATACGTAGCGATATTGAGAACCTGGTCAAAGCCAGTATCAACGTTAGCTTCATGACGTTCTTCGGCATCATCTTCATTGCCGTGTACTCGTTCACCATTAGTTACAAGGTCACCATCGTGTTCTTCATCGCGGTGCCCATCATTACCTGGCTAAGCTGGACACTATCCAAACGGATCAAGGTCATTCACCGGGCCATCGTACTCAAAACCTCCGTACTGGCCGGGCGCACTACCGAATCGTTACGTAACATCGAATTGGTGAAAAGTCATGGCCTTGCCAATGAAGAGATCGAGCGGTTGAACAATACCACTTACAAGATCCTTACCCTCGAGGTAGCCAAGACCAAGCTATTGCGGGTGCTGAGCTTTGTACAGGGTACTACGGTCAATGTGGTACGAAGCAGTATGGTTGTGGTGTTGCTGGTACTCATATTTGATAAAGAGATCACCGGTGGCCAGTACTTCAGCTTCTTGTTATATGCATACTTCTTGTTCGGTCCGCTACAAGAGTTCGGGCATATGTCGCTCACCTGGCGTGAGGCGCAAATATCGCTCACCAACTTTAAACGGATCATGAACACGCCGATAGAGGAGATACCGGAGAACCCTGCCGATCTGACCCAGATAGATCGCATCGCGTTCGAGGATATCAGTTTTAGATACAATGCCACCAAGCGCTACGCCTTGAAAGATATATCGTTCCATGCCAATAAAGGCGAAACAGTGGCTTTCGTTGGTCCATCGGGCTCTGGTAAATCGACGTTGATCAAGTTGCTGATCGGTCTTTACCAACCAGTAGGCGGCCGCATTTTATACAACGGCATCGAAAGTGATAAGTACCACCTGGATATGTTCAGACGCCGCATTGGTTTCGTAACGCAAGACACGCAGTTGTTCTCAGGAACCATCAAGGATAACCTGACGTTTGTAAAGCCTGATGCTACCGATGAAGAATGTTTGGCGGCACTCAACAAGGCGGCCTGCCAGGGTATGCTATCTCGCGCAGAGAACGGTATCCATACCCTCATTGGCGAAAGCGGCGTTAAGATCTCGGGCGGCGAGAAACAGCGCCTTTCTATTGCCCGTGCGTTATTAAGGCATCCCGATATCCTGCTATTTGACGAGGCCACATCGGCGTTGGACTCCATTACAGAGGAAGAGATCAGTCGTACTGTTCAACATATCTCCAATCTCAAGAACCGTATCACGCTGATCATTGCGCACCGGTTAAGCACGATCATGCACGCCGACCGCATATACGTGCTGGAGAACGGCAGCGTGATCGAGGTAGGTAACCATGAGCAATTGCTGGAAGAGAAAGGCCTTTACTATGCCATGTGGCGCCAGCAATCGGGTGAGCGCCGTTTGCAGGAAGAACTGGACGCCTTTACCGAAAGCGAGCTACAAGAGTAA
- a CDS encoding fatty acid desaturase produces the protein MSKQASNMGIVMALIVIGSWAVSITLLMQRPVHFDDPLLYVFMLLQMHLYTGLFITAHDAMHGTVSSNRSVNNAVGFVCTFLYAAFWYPKLLTKHHQHHRHVHTDQDPDHHHGGFWAWYLRFIRNYLSIWQVVFMAALFNVLKIWIPQANLILFWVVPSLLSTLQLFYFGTYLPHKGEHDNVHHSTSQPKGHVWAFFSCYFFGYHYEHHDSPGTPWWRLWQVKK, from the coding sequence ATGAGCAAACAGGCATCAAATATGGGCATCGTCATGGCCCTCATCGTGATAGGCAGCTGGGCCGTAAGCATCACACTGTTGATGCAACGACCGGTGCATTTCGATGATCCTTTGCTTTATGTGTTCATGCTGCTGCAAATGCACTTGTATACTGGGCTGTTCATCACGGCACATGATGCCATGCACGGTACGGTATCCTCCAATAGGTCGGTCAACAATGCGGTAGGTTTTGTATGCACCTTTTTGTACGCCGCGTTCTGGTATCCTAAACTGCTGACCAAGCATCATCAGCATCACCGGCATGTGCACACCGATCAGGACCCCGACCATCATCATGGCGGCTTTTGGGCGTGGTATCTGCGCTTTATTCGTAACTATCTTTCTATTTGGCAGGTCGTATTCATGGCAGCGCTTTTCAATGTGCTCAAGATATGGATACCGCAGGCCAACCTGATCCTATTTTGGGTGGTGCCATCGTTGCTGAGCACCTTACAGTTGTTTTACTTTGGTACTTATCTGCCGCATAAAGGCGAGCATGACAACGTGCACCACTCTACAAGCCAGCCCAAGGGTCATGTTTGGGCGTTCTTTTCATGTTACTTTTTTGGTTACCATTATGAACACCATGATTCGCCCGGCACTCCTTGGTGGCGCTTATGGCAGGTCAAAAAATAA
- the hemH gene encoding ferrochelatase, with amino-acid sequence MKKGVLLVNLGTPDDPQTPAVRRYLDQFLMDERVIDINAFSRFMLIKGIIVPFRAPKSAKSYREIWTEEGSPLMIYTVKATQLLKQRLGDEYHVEMAMRYQSPSIESALEKLRAAQVTSIQVIPLFPQYASASTGSVNQKVMEIVSKWQAIPAISFVNSYYDNDKVIEAFAQNGAKHDPSKYHHVLFSFHGLPQRQMIKADETKQHCLKVANCCDTITGANRFCYSAQCHATARLIAEKLNIPKEKYTLTFQSRLGRDPWMQPYTSEVIQQLAKKGVKRLLVFCPAFVADCLETIFEVSVEYDEEFKHAGGEYVQLVESLNDSPLWIDALEGLVREGVR; translated from the coding sequence ATGAAAAAAGGAGTTTTGTTAGTTAACTTAGGTACACCTGATGATCCGCAAACACCAGCGGTAAGGCGTTACCTTGATCAGTTCTTGATGGATGAGCGGGTGATCGATATTAACGCCTTCAGCCGTTTCATGCTGATCAAAGGTATCATCGTTCCTTTCCGTGCACCTAAGTCGGCCAAGTCATACCGCGAGATCTGGACCGAAGAAGGCTCGCCTTTAATGATCTACACCGTAAAGGCCACCCAACTTTTAAAACAACGCCTGGGCGATGAATACCACGTGGAGATGGCCATGCGCTACCAAAGCCCCTCGATCGAGTCGGCGTTGGAGAAACTCCGTGCTGCACAGGTAACCTCCATACAGGTGATCCCGCTTTTCCCGCAATATGCATCAGCTTCTACCGGGTCCGTTAACCAAAAAGTGATGGAGATCGTGAGCAAGTGGCAAGCAATTCCGGCTATCAGCTTCGTTAACTCTTACTATGACAACGATAAAGTGATCGAGGCCTTTGCGCAGAATGGCGCCAAGCATGATCCATCTAAATACCATCACGTATTGTTCAGCTTTCACGGCTTGCCTCAAAGACAAATGATCAAGGCCGATGAGACCAAACAGCACTGCCTCAAAGTGGCTAATTGCTGCGATACCATTACCGGTGCTAACCGCTTTTGCTATAGTGCACAGTGCCATGCTACGGCCCGCCTGATCGCCGAAAAACTGAATATCCCTAAAGAAAAATACACGCTGACCTTTCAATCACGCCTGGGCCGCGACCCATGGATGCAGCCTTACACCAGTGAGGTGATCCAGCAGCTGGCTAAAAAAGGTGTTAAAAGACTATTGGTATTTTGCCCAGCCTTTGTGGCCGACTGCTTAGAGACCATTTTTGAGGTATCAGTAGAGTACGATGAAGAGTTCAAACATGCCGGCGGCGAATACGTGCAATTGGTAGAAAGCCTGAACGATTCGCCATTATGGATCGATGCTTTGGAAGGCCTGGTGCGTGAAGGCGTAAGGTAA
- a CDS encoding 3-deoxy-D-manno-octulosonic acid transferase produces MLLFYNIAIYAYYFIIKIASTTNTKAKLWVAGRRDQQFRTLQKSAWFHFASLGEFEQGRPVLEAFKVQHPGHPIVVTFFSPSGYEVRKNTPLADAVYYLPLDTANNARQFIDTIDPVIAVFTKYEYWYHFYNEAHQRNIPLYVISAIFRPKQLFFKCYGGLHRQILGKVTRFFVQDEDSKTRLSTIGINNVMVSGDTRFDRVYANALAPKQLPLIERFKNNARVFIAGSTWPADEELIAPLITEHPDWKFIFAPHEIPEAKIIDLMGKLPADRTVRFSHIKADDQYLASKQVLVIDNIGMLSSLYQYGDVAYIGGGFGVGIHNTLETAAFGSPVIFGPNYQKFKEARDLVDLGGGFSISDAQQLKTIADQLINNDAHREQAGAIAKELVQRSKGATQIIMQNIEIRKE; encoded by the coding sequence ATGCTTTTATTTTATAATATTGCTATCTATGCGTACTATTTTATTATAAAAATAGCATCCACAACCAATACTAAAGCTAAGTTATGGGTAGCCGGGCGACGTGACCAGCAATTCCGTACACTACAAAAAAGCGCCTGGTTCCACTTTGCTTCCCTGGGCGAGTTCGAGCAGGGCCGACCTGTGCTGGAAGCGTTTAAAGTGCAGCACCCCGGGCATCCTATCGTGGTCACTTTCTTTTCTCCATCAGGGTATGAGGTAAGAAAGAATACCCCGCTGGCCGACGCCGTGTACTATCTACCTTTAGACACTGCCAACAATGCCCGCCAATTCATTGATACGATCGACCCGGTGATCGCCGTGTTCACCAAGTACGAGTATTGGTATCATTTTTACAACGAGGCGCACCAGCGCAATATCCCGCTTTATGTAATATCGGCCATCTTTCGTCCGAAGCAGCTTTTTTTTAAGTGCTATGGAGGTTTGCACCGACAGATATTGGGTAAGGTGACGCGCTTCTTTGTTCAGGACGAAGACTCCAAAACGCGGTTATCCACCATTGGCATCAACAATGTGATGGTAAGTGGTGATACCCGTTTTGACAGGGTATATGCAAACGCGCTTGCACCTAAGCAACTGCCACTGATCGAGCGGTTCAAGAACAACGCCCGTGTATTCATTGCAGGCAGCACATGGCCCGCTGATGAAGAATTGATAGCTCCATTGATCACCGAACACCCGGACTGGAAATTCATCTTTGCCCCACATGAGATACCGGAAGCTAAGATCATTGACCTGATGGGCAAATTACCTGCTGATCGAACTGTCCGGTTCTCGCACATCAAAGCTGACGACCAGTACCTGGCGAGCAAGCAAGTATTGGTGATAGATAACATTGGGATGTTGTCGTCATTATACCAGTATGGCGATGTAGCTTATATAGGTGGTGGTTTCGGGGTGGGGATACATAATACACTCGAGACAGCGGCTTTTGGCTCCCCGGTGATCTTTGGCCCTAATTACCAAAAATTTAAGGAGGCCCGCGACCTGGTGGACTTGGGTGGCGGCTTCAGCATCAGCGATGCACAGCAGTTAAAGACTATAGCTGATCAGCTTATAAACAACGATGCCCATCGTGAACAAGCCGGCGCTATCGCCAAAGAACTGGTGCAGCGCAGCAAGGGCGCTACGCAAATAATCATGCAGAATATCGAGATCAGAAAGGAATGA